In one window of Gossypium hirsutum isolate 1008001.06 chromosome A01, Gossypium_hirsutum_v2.1, whole genome shotgun sequence DNA:
- the LOC107917267 gene encoding uncharacterized protein — protein sequence MTEYKAYIMGHRTAIECKIKTLEVYGDSALVIYQLRGEWEIRDAKLINYRRLVLGLVEEFDDITFNYLPRDENQIAKALATLASMIKVSRREDIKPSQMTICEAPSYYYNIEREERDDHPWYQDILRYVRNREYPDQATDNEKRTLRRLACDYVLDGEILYKRRKDQVLLRCVDAVESKKILEEVHEGVYGTHANGFTMARQIMSFGYY from the coding sequence ATGACGGAATATAAAGCATATATCATGGGGCACAGAACAGCTATAGAATGTAAGATCAAGACattggaagtatatggagattctgcactGGTAATTTACCAACTTCGAGGTGAATGGGAGATAAGAGATGCCAAGCTAATCAATTACAGAAGGCTGGTTTTGGGGTTAGttgaagagtttgatgatattactTTTAATTATCTCCCGCGCGATGAAAATCAAATAGCAAAAGCTTTGGCTACTTTGGCGTCCATGATCAAAGTAAGCAGACGAGAGGATATAAAGCCTAGTCAGATGACTATTTGTGAGGCCCCGTCTTACTATTATAATATAGAGAGAGAAGAAAGagatgatcatccttggtatcaggatatattgcgatatgtgagaaATCGTGAATATCCAGATCAAGCCACGGATAATGAAAAAAGAACATTGAGAAGGCTCGCTTGTGATTATGTTTTAGATGGGGAGATTCTGTacaaaagaaggaaagatcaggtacttttgagatgtgtagATGCCGTGGAGtccaagaaaatcttggaagaggtGCACGAAGGTGTTTATGGAACACACGCTAATGGATttacaatggccagacaaattatgagTTTTGGATATTATTAG